In Flammeovirgaceae bacterium 311, one DNA window encodes the following:
- a CDS encoding cell surface receptor IPT/TIG domain-containing protein, whose product MVSFAFLTSCGNDEDDTPNSGQVELLSFGPTGAQHGDDIRFIGRNLNLVDAIELPGATVPRSAFKSQSSEMIILTVPEEAMEGRVILKTPSGDITSKTILSFEVPITITSVTAEARPGSNITIAGTKLNWVEGVMFESDTVKNFVSQSQTELVLTVPATAKTGTLVLLGGGTEPAVVETEEELIVTLPQATTLAPATLHNGENLTITGTDLDLVEAIHFTGVGEAIVTSFVSQSETEIVVTVPANATKGTITLLPASGVEVTTTDEVTMVLPAATAMTPNPIRHDQNLTINGTNLDLVKEVKFKGVGDANVTSFVSKTATQLVVKVPKNASRGTLTLVANSGAEVATPELTIALPVIANMTPSPVEPNQQLTINGTDLDLVKSIEFQGGAVASTFVSKTPTRIVVQVPEAARRGELKFTTIHDYVVETGAQLLIILPVIKTVTPEPVVPGNFLTISGTDLNLVGKVIFEGGAEVTSFTAQNYGQIVLTVPADAKTGNLTLITKSGLEVRTDKRASIGTAEPNINMYIFREELNGDWQKWGGWGTSVQDLENEEQVSRGSKALKISFNDPWGAVQLHPNNGNALAGYTHVVLYVYGTANTTAGIQVEDKNANYLTQVNFDIKAGEWTLVEIPISSLGNISAGVQNLLIKNNGTNPNTFYVDDLGLR is encoded by the coding sequence ATGGTGTCGTTTGCGTTCCTTACATCATGTGGGAACGACGAGGACGATACACCTAACTCGGGGCAGGTAGAGCTGTTAAGTTTTGGTCCTACTGGCGCCCAACATGGTGACGATATACGGTTTATCGGCCGTAACCTGAATCTGGTAGATGCCATTGAACTGCCGGGAGCAACGGTTCCAAGATCTGCTTTCAAAAGCCAGTCTTCAGAAATGATCATTCTTACAGTGCCGGAAGAGGCAATGGAAGGCAGAGTGATACTTAAGACTCCTAGTGGTGATATTACTTCAAAAACAATTTTAAGCTTTGAGGTACCCATCACCATTACATCAGTTACTGCAGAAGCAAGACCAGGATCAAACATTACAATTGCCGGTACCAAGCTGAATTGGGTAGAAGGCGTAATGTTTGAAAGTGATACAGTAAAGAACTTTGTTAGCCAGTCGCAAACAGAGTTGGTGCTTACAGTACCTGCAACAGCTAAAACCGGAACCCTGGTACTATTGGGCGGCGGTACAGAACCTGCGGTTGTAGAAACTGAGGAGGAACTGATCGTTACGCTGCCACAGGCAACAACACTGGCTCCTGCCACACTGCATAATGGCGAAAACCTGACCATCACTGGTACAGATTTGGATCTTGTAGAGGCAATTCACTTTACAGGCGTTGGTGAAGCTATCGTGACCAGCTTTGTAAGCCAGTCTGAAACAGAAATTGTAGTTACCGTACCGGCTAATGCTACGAAAGGTACTATAACCCTGTTACCAGCTTCGGGCGTGGAAGTGACAACCACAGATGAGGTAACCATGGTTTTACCTGCGGCAACTGCAATGACTCCTAATCCTATCAGGCATGATCAGAACCTGACCATTAACGGTACAAATCTTGATCTTGTAAAGGAAGTGAAATTCAAGGGAGTAGGAGATGCGAATGTTACCAGCTTTGTAAGCAAGACAGCTACACAGCTTGTTGTTAAAGTGCCAAAGAATGCATCCAGGGGTACGCTTACGCTGGTTGCTAACTCTGGTGCAGAGGTAGCAACTCCGGAGCTAACCATAGCCTTACCGGTTATTGCTAACATGACTCCAAGCCCGGTAGAGCCTAATCAGCAGCTTACTATTAATGGTACAGATCTTGATCTTGTAAAAAGTATTGAGTTTCAGGGTGGTGCAGTGGCATCTACTTTTGTTAGCAAAACCCCAACCCGTATAGTAGTACAGGTTCCGGAAGCTGCCAGAAGAGGTGAGCTGAAGTTTACCACGATTCATGACTATGTGGTAGAAACAGGAGCTCAGCTGCTCATTATCTTACCAGTGATCAAGACTGTAACACCAGAGCCGGTAGTTCCTGGAAACTTCCTTACTATTAGCGGAACAGACCTTAATCTGGTAGGAAAAGTAATCTTTGAAGGCGGTGCAGAAGTTACTTCTTTCACAGCCCAAAATTATGGTCAGATCGTGCTGACAGTTCCTGCAGATGCAAAAACAGGTAACCTAACCCTGATCACAAAATCTGGTTTGGAGGTGAGAACCGACAAAAGAGCATCTATTGGCACTGCAGAGCCTAACATCAATATGTACATCTTCAGAGAAGAACTTAATGGAGATTGGCAGAAATGGGGTGGCTGGGGCACGTCAGTACAGGATCTGGAAAATGAAGAGCAGGTTAGCAGAGGTTCCAAGGCCTTAAAAATCAGCTTTAATGATCCATGGGGTGCTGTTCAGCTTCATCCAAATAACGGTAATGCTCTGGCTGGCTATACCCACGTTGTGCTTTATGTGTATGGTACAGCTAATACCACAGCTGGAATTCAAGTCGAAGATAAGAATGCTAATTACTTAACACAGGTTAATTTTGATATCAAAGCAGGTGAATGGACACTTGTAGAAATACCAATCAGTTCTTTAGGAAACATAAGTGCAGGTGTTCAAAACCTGCTCATTAAAAATAACGGTACTAATCCTAATACATTCTATGTTGATGATTTAGGACTGCGTTAA
- a CDS encoding RagB/SusD domain-containing protein, whose product MTGCGEEFLDRPPKSTLVDANFYQTNDQVLAGSALLYNLVWFDYNDKSSYNLGDIRGGTVYRAWNDRDNVEFNTTANSPRNGEAWRSFYNVVGQANTLIQNVNRYAGESVSESVKQHAIAEARFMRATAYTFLVMNYGPVPIIENNQTLLSDTTVARNTEESVWEFITRDYLAAAEALPETPVQEGRITQWSAEGMLARTYLYRSGIAGSGGSRNQEYLDNAKEYAERVITMSGKSLLPNYADLFRWPYDNNRESLFENQWEFHPTAYGTQNSMVSQITPLGSAISNGDGWGGDIGASYWMLSLYDGLMENGFTNDQRLHATFMMPGARYPEITQDATDAAGNPIQQRLIFPQEGTDQNIANIKKYVVGKAVDQGGEASAQRYGNNTYMLRLAEMYLIYAEASLGNSESTTDQKAIDYFNAVHTRAGLPPHDVQTDGPLTWEDVFYEKMREFAMEGRSWYEFVALHYFAPQRAYDIISNQDRGHYFIEADQVPNPTSWEITKTSWDNNRTFNAHPGNFQIPVPAAELSQAPNLKKAPVPYEFGE is encoded by the coding sequence ATGACCGGTTGTGGGGAGGAATTCCTTGACAGGCCACCTAAATCTACCTTAGTTGATGCTAACTTCTATCAAACCAATGATCAGGTACTGGCAGGTTCAGCCTTGCTTTACAACCTGGTATGGTTCGATTACAATGATAAGTCATCTTATAACCTGGGCGACATCCGCGGAGGAACCGTTTACCGGGCATGGAACGACAGGGATAATGTTGAATTTAACACCACGGCTAACTCTCCGCGCAACGGCGAAGCCTGGCGTTCATTCTATAACGTTGTGGGTCAGGCTAATACGCTCATCCAGAATGTCAACAGGTATGCTGGTGAGAGTGTAAGCGAGAGTGTTAAACAACATGCCATTGCAGAAGCCAGGTTTATGAGGGCTACGGCCTATACTTTCCTGGTGATGAACTATGGCCCTGTGCCCATCATCGAAAACAACCAGACATTATTGTCTGATACTACTGTTGCAAGAAACACAGAGGAAAGTGTATGGGAGTTTATTACCAGAGACTACCTGGCAGCAGCAGAGGCATTGCCTGAAACTCCGGTTCAGGAAGGAAGGATTACCCAGTGGTCTGCAGAAGGTATGCTTGCCAGAACCTACTTATACAGGTCGGGTATAGCAGGCTCTGGCGGAAGCAGGAACCAGGAATACCTGGATAATGCCAAGGAGTATGCTGAAAGAGTGATCACCATGAGTGGCAAGTCATTACTGCCTAACTATGCAGATCTGTTTAGGTGGCCATACGATAATAACCGGGAATCTCTATTCGAGAATCAGTGGGAATTTCACCCTACAGCATATGGCACACAGAATAGCATGGTGTCGCAGATTACGCCACTTGGCAGCGCAATTTCAAATGGCGATGGCTGGGGTGGAGACATTGGGGCTTCTTACTGGATGCTTAGCCTTTACGACGGATTGATGGAAAATGGATTTACCAACGACCAAAGGTTACATGCAACCTTTATGATGCCTGGTGCCCGTTATCCGGAAATTACACAGGATGCTACAGATGCTGCTGGTAATCCAATTCAGCAGCGTTTGATATTTCCGCAAGAGGGCACTGATCAGAATATAGCCAACATTAAAAAATATGTAGTTGGTAAAGCAGTTGATCAGGGTGGCGAGGCCAGCGCACAACGTTATGGCAATAACACCTATATGCTGAGACTGGCAGAAATGTACCTGATCTATGCAGAGGCTTCATTGGGTAACAGTGAATCTACCACTGATCAGAAAGCAATAGACTACTTCAATGCTGTACACACAAGGGCTGGTTTACCCCCACATGATGTTCAGACTGACGGACCGCTTACCTGGGAAGACGTCTTCTATGAAAAAATGAGAGAGTTTGCTATGGAAGGCAGATCCTGGTATGAATTTGTAGCCCTGCATTATTTTGCTCCGCAAAGAGCCTATGATATTATCAGTAACCAGGACCGTGGCCATTATTTTATAGAGGCTGATCAGGTGCCGAACCCTACATCATGGGAGATTACCAAGACCTCATGGGATAATAACAGAACTTTTAATGCACATCCGGGTAACTTCCAGATTCCGGTACCAGCAGCTGAATTAAGCCAGGCGCCAAACCTGAAAAAGGCACCAGTGCCTTATGAGTTTGGTGAGTAA
- a CDS encoding TonB-dependent receptor plug (COG4206 Outer membrane cobalamin receptor protein) encodes MKKSLLLMMLLYLCGAAYAQQTIRGRVTSAGDAEGLPGVTIVVKGTSTGTVTDIDGNYSLQVPNANATLVFAFTGYERQEVPVNNRTTINVTLSEDVAVLDEIVVTGYGEIRRSEVTGAQTTIGAQEIQKSVNTTIEQAIQGRAAGVYVTQNSGQPGGGISVNIRGINSITGNTEPLYVIDGVQISGGGTTNSSNPLSGLNPADIESMEVLQGPSATAVYGSRATNGVIVITTKRGKSGDVRVNYGYQYSLQTPPQNLEVMNLRQYAQMFNEFKTIAGGSFRDDFLDPSLLGEGTDWQDELFNNAPMNKHQLSLSGGSEKTTYYLSGEYLNQDGIALGSGFDRYSMRLNVDNKAREWLSIGANINVSQTNEKLATSQDNIIGGVFQLPPHIPVTNLDGTWAGGNTDNSAAEQFTPPNPIALAELNTNEITRRQFLGGLNVGVDIIEGLQFRTTFNTNLGFSNATNFRPSYRFGSQVRPNTRLDNTSGTNTYWNWNQMLQYNKQFGKHGINAMVSHEAQASTWQNISAGREGFVVNDLIDLNLGDPNQASNEGGQGDWAMESYLGRIIYNFNEKYILQGAFRADGSVNFGPDNRWGYFPSLSAAWRVSEESFFNVPFINDLRLRFETGLTGNQGGGQGIYGTLGSGVTTWGTGFLPNSYANPSLQWEDTQTNNLGLNLSFFKNKIQIEADYYVKNTENLLLRNPLPWYMGTNGAGSVASPWVNIGSLQTKGWGLAFNTINMDKGGFQWTTNLNLSHFRTEVTEFYSDAAIISRTSWWMDDWTQRSVVGEQPWFFYGYVEEGIFQSVEELENSALPADNTGAERAIAENSIWVGDIKYRDINGDGVINQDDQTNIGSPWPKLFAGFTNSFSYKGFDLSILITSTYGNDIYNMVRYQNSQPNNINVGRNLLIGAFDYARVAYAEDDVDQANPYLLNPGTTVARMAPTDENDNYNRHTNKYVEDGSFIRLKNISLNYNLPSSIVGRQNVIKGARLGVSAQNVATLTNYSGYDPEVGAYVGGNASADNQAMGVDNGRYPLTPVYTLSLGIDF; translated from the coding sequence ATGAAGAAAAGCTTACTGCTGATGATGCTGCTCTACCTCTGTGGGGCTGCATACGCGCAACAAACAATCAGGGGTCGTGTAACCTCTGCGGGTGATGCTGAAGGTCTGCCCGGTGTAACAATCGTTGTAAAAGGCACTTCTACGGGTACAGTAACAGACATTGACGGCAATTATTCATTGCAGGTACCCAATGCCAACGCAACTTTAGTATTTGCCTTTACAGGCTATGAAAGACAGGAAGTGCCTGTAAATAACCGCACCACTATCAACGTAACGCTCTCTGAAGATGTGGCTGTACTTGATGAGATTGTAGTAACGGGCTATGGCGAAATCAGAAGATCTGAAGTGACCGGTGCTCAGACAACCATCGGTGCACAGGAAATCCAGAAGTCAGTAAACACAACAATTGAGCAGGCCATTCAGGGTCGTGCTGCAGGTGTTTATGTAACTCAGAACTCTGGTCAGCCCGGTGGTGGTATTTCAGTTAATATCCGTGGTATTAACTCCATTACCGGAAATACTGAACCATTATATGTAATTGATGGTGTTCAGATTTCAGGTGGAGGAACCACTAACTCTTCTAACCCGCTGTCTGGTCTTAACCCGGCCGATATCGAGTCAATGGAAGTACTGCAGGGTCCTTCTGCTACTGCAGTTTATGGATCCAGGGCAACCAACGGTGTAATTGTAATCACCACCAAAAGAGGTAAATCTGGTGATGTTAGGGTGAACTATGGCTACCAGTACAGCCTGCAGACACCTCCACAAAATCTGGAAGTGATGAACTTACGTCAGTACGCACAGATGTTTAATGAGTTCAAAACAATCGCCGGCGGAAGTTTCCGTGATGACTTTTTAGATCCTTCCCTTCTTGGAGAAGGTACCGACTGGCAGGATGAGTTATTCAACAATGCGCCTATGAATAAGCATCAGCTTAGCCTAAGCGGTGGTAGCGAAAAAACTACTTACTACCTGTCTGGTGAATACCTGAACCAGGATGGTATTGCGCTGGGATCAGGCTTTGACCGTTACTCTATGAGGCTGAACGTTGATAACAAAGCACGTGAGTGGCTGTCAATCGGTGCAAACATAAATGTGTCTCAGACCAACGAAAAACTGGCAACAAGCCAGGATAACATTATTGGAGGAGTATTCCAGCTGCCCCCGCACATTCCGGTAACTAACCTGGACGGAACCTGGGCCGGTGGTAACACAGACAACAGCGCTGCCGAGCAGTTTACACCTCCTAACCCAATTGCGCTTGCTGAGTTAAACACCAATGAAATAACCAGAAGACAATTTCTGGGTGGTTTGAACGTAGGTGTGGATATTATTGAGGGACTGCAGTTCCGCACAACCTTTAACACCAACCTTGGATTTTCAAATGCAACCAACTTCAGGCCAAGCTATCGCTTTGGCTCACAGGTGCGCCCTAACACCCGCCTGGATAACACCAGCGGAACCAATACTTACTGGAACTGGAACCAAATGCTGCAGTATAACAAGCAGTTTGGTAAGCATGGTATCAATGCCATGGTCAGCCATGAAGCGCAGGCATCTACCTGGCAGAACATTTCTGCCGGCAGAGAAGGATTCGTAGTGAACGATCTGATCGACCTGAACCTTGGTGACCCTAATCAGGCCAGCAACGAAGGCGGCCAGGGCGACTGGGCGATGGAGTCTTACCTGGGTAGGATTATTTATAACTTCAACGAGAAATACATCCTTCAGGGTGCTTTCCGTGCCGATGGTTCTGTAAACTTCGGACCTGACAACAGATGGGGTTACTTCCCTTCCTTATCAGCAGCCTGGAGGGTATCTGAGGAGTCATTCTTCAATGTTCCTTTTATTAACGACCTTAGATTAAGGTTTGAAACAGGCCTTACCGGTAACCAGGGTGGTGGCCAGGGTATCTATGGTACGCTTGGTTCAGGTGTTACCACATGGGGTACCGGTTTCTTGCCAAACAGCTATGCTAACCCTAGCTTACAGTGGGAAGATACCCAAACCAATAACCTTGGTCTTAACCTGTCTTTCTTTAAAAATAAGATCCAGATCGAAGCCGATTATTATGTTAAGAATACTGAAAACCTACTGTTGAGGAACCCACTGCCATGGTACATGGGTACAAACGGTGCCGGATCAGTAGCTTCTCCATGGGTGAACATTGGTTCACTGCAAACCAAAGGCTGGGGTCTTGCCTTCAACACCATCAACATGGACAAAGGCGGATTTCAGTGGACAACAAACCTGAACCTGTCTCATTTCAGAACAGAGGTAACAGAATTCTATTCTGATGCTGCTATCATTAGCCGTACCTCCTGGTGGATGGATGACTGGACCCAAAGATCGGTAGTGGGTGAGCAGCCCTGGTTCTTCTATGGCTATGTAGAAGAAGGTATATTCCAGTCTGTAGAAGAGCTTGAGAACAGTGCCCTGCCTGCTGATAACACAGGTGCAGAGCGTGCAATTGCTGAAAACAGCATTTGGGTAGGTGATATCAAGTACAGAGATATAAACGGTGATGGCGTTATCAACCAGGATGACCAGACGAACATTGGAAGCCCATGGCCAAAACTGTTTGCAGGTTTCACCAATTCATTCTCTTACAAAGGTTTCGATTTAAGCATACTGATCACCAGTACCTATGGCAACGATATCTACAATATGGTACGTTACCAGAACAGCCAGCCTAACAACATCAATGTTGGCCGTAACCTGCTGATAGGTGCGTTCGATTACGCAAGAGTTGCTTATGCAGAGGATGATGTAGACCAGGCTAACCCATACCTGTTAAACCCGGGTACTACTGTTGCCAGGATGGCGCCTACTGATGAGAACGACAACTACAACAGGCACACCAACAAATATGTAGAAGATGGCTCTTTCATCAGGCTTAAAAACATAAGTTTGAACTATAATCTGCCTTCTTCCATTGTAGGCAGGCAAAATGTGATAAAAGGAGCCAGGTTAGGCGTAAGCGCACAAAACGTGGCTACCCTTACCAATTATTCCGGTTATGACCCAGAAGTTGGTGCTTATGTGGGTGGCAATGCGAGTGCTGATAACCAGGCCATGGGCGTAGACAATGGCCGTTATCCTTTAACTCCGGTTTATACTCTAAGCCTGGGCATTGATTTCTAA
- a CDS encoding beta-1,4-mannanase, man26C (COG1073 Hydrolases of the alpha/beta superfamily) — MRGGSNSMKKNYTVLIYLIVAIFSAQGLWAQKLEAENATLSGGAAKVACAACSGSFAVEQREGSLAFRVTLAQEGFYNIVVNAAAPGGEKTNIVSVNGVSADFHLAQNSQYQNFTIVNTLKLAAGEHTIEIKKSWGWINVDYIQLEKVNAADRFNLNQTLVNPNATPEATALYNFLLDNYGDKIISGVMTLSSMDEVNWLKQNTGKEPALVGLDFMHSGRAYSWYNDKEPIRDAKAWYDRNGIPTLMWHWRDPLRTTEEFYTKSSSKPDGTTFDISKISNTSSAEYGAMLTDIDYIAGLLKELQDQNVPVIWRPLHEAAGGWFWWGAKGPEPLKALWLLMYDRLVNHHGLNNLIWVWTREPGDDAWYPGDEYVDIVGRDIYKDGDHGSHAIEFNNMNALYGGKKMVTLSEVGSFPDVDNLIKDGAGWLWYMPWYGGYTRDVRYNSLDLWKKMFAHDYVITLDEMPDLKTYERQDLVNEPENPEEPENPEEPGNPTGLQDDKRSFEAYPSLIDRQLFITSEARINTISVYSMLGIQLREQTVHGNTAVVSFDGYRPGLYIVKVNEKETMKVVKR, encoded by the coding sequence ATGCGTGGAGGCTCTAACAGTATGAAAAAAAACTACACTGTACTAATCTACCTGATTGTTGCCATATTTTCCGCTCAGGGGCTATGGGCGCAGAAGCTGGAAGCCGAAAATGCAACACTTTCCGGTGGTGCTGCAAAGGTTGCCTGTGCTGCCTGCTCCGGAAGCTTTGCCGTTGAGCAGCGGGAGGGCAGCCTTGCCTTCAGGGTAACACTTGCACAGGAGGGCTTTTACAATATTGTAGTGAATGCTGCCGCGCCAGGTGGTGAAAAAACCAATATAGTTTCTGTTAACGGAGTATCGGCAGACTTTCATCTGGCGCAAAACAGCCAGTACCAGAATTTTACAATCGTTAACACGCTTAAACTGGCGGCCGGAGAACATACGATTGAAATCAAAAAATCCTGGGGCTGGATAAATGTTGATTATATCCAGCTGGAAAAAGTTAATGCCGCTGATCGTTTCAACTTAAACCAAACCCTGGTTAATCCTAATGCTACGCCCGAAGCCACTGCGCTGTATAATTTCCTGCTGGATAACTATGGAGATAAGATCATCTCGGGCGTGATGACGCTCAGCAGTATGGATGAGGTAAACTGGCTGAAACAAAATACAGGCAAAGAACCAGCTTTGGTAGGACTGGATTTTATGCACAGCGGTCGGGCGTACTCCTGGTACAATGATAAAGAGCCAATCCGGGATGCAAAGGCCTGGTACGACAGGAACGGTATTCCCACGCTGATGTGGCACTGGAGAGATCCCTTACGCACTACAGAGGAATTCTACACCAAATCCTCATCCAAGCCAGATGGCACTACCTTCGATATCTCAAAGATTTCAAATACATCTTCAGCAGAATATGGAGCGATGCTGACTGATATTGATTACATAGCCGGCCTGCTGAAGGAACTGCAGGATCAAAACGTACCGGTTATCTGGAGGCCCCTGCACGAAGCTGCCGGTGGCTGGTTCTGGTGGGGCGCAAAAGGCCCGGAGCCTCTGAAAGCGCTTTGGCTGCTGATGTACGACAGATTGGTGAACCACCATGGATTAAATAACCTCATCTGGGTATGGACCAGGGAGCCTGGTGATGATGCCTGGTACCCCGGCGACGAATACGTTGATATCGTTGGGCGCGACATCTACAAAGATGGTGATCATGGTTCCCATGCCATTGAATTCAACAATATGAATGCCCTGTATGGTGGCAAAAAGATGGTAACTCTTAGTGAAGTGGGTTCTTTCCCTGATGTTGATAACCTGATAAAGGATGGTGCAGGCTGGTTGTGGTACATGCCCTGGTATGGTGGCTATACCCGTGACGTCAGGTACAATTCCCTGGATCTCTGGAAAAAGATGTTTGCACATGACTATGTGATTACCCTGGATGAAATGCCCGATCTGAAGACCTATGAAAGGCAGGATCTGGTAAACGAGCCCGAAAATCCCGAAGAACCTGAAAATCCCGAAGAGCCCGGTAATCCTACGGGCTTGCAGGATGATAAACGCTCCTTTGAAGCCTACCCTAGCCTGATAGACCGGCAACTTTTTATCACTAGCGAAGCCCGGATCAATACAATTAGTGTCTATAGTATGCTGGGCATTCAGCTAAGGGAGCAGACAGTACATGGTAATACGGCAGTAGTTTCTTTTGATGGTTATAGACCAGGACTCTATATCGTGAAGGTGAATGAGAAAGAAACAATGAAGGTAGTAAAGAGGTGA